The Osmerus eperlanus chromosome 25, fOsmEpe2.1, whole genome shotgun sequence genome contains a region encoding:
- the LOC134012320 gene encoding uncharacterized protein LOC134012320: protein MFSKNRFNGQHGSGMSPKGGTKAKVHAPKKRSPNPRVALVIRGKIHRFLQGSGDQSAPDPHLYYAGIEEEEGEGKEEEKESRDVYSQGGARAEACSSRVPNGKGHGGASGAACCVGEVELNREGCVRIPCTLRHSSSSSRSPGSQRQTGRDMTRTTPNPKRVLPHVSQLGPDRNGAPFASTVGKCTDFSQIRVRPKRPHSMGDCMDYNFNRGLHETLIEVDEEDLEGDEEEETSAVIEHILKELRGINKIQEEISDLRDYLSSVRGSVEEVSSCVDAVLMEIEGIRSGGKPGGGVHAGTWSGATGSTERSQYSPRQRPASAYGSLDRPTAPSDANIGLPPMYNERHSIHGEFLLPIAESSPNSPSAELVELDAQEQEEEEDISEHSSDIPVGMLPRKLSFGYLERLDGQDCHSTSSLSSGHSSKSESDPERTSSSHGTRHSRGGGCAQGWEGAPQRGADGGSGWHREDAYSRQGSLEEQEGEGTPSREGTETWDRYRGGGGYGASGQSSTGSSEHVSVHSGRHYNSPASTSSREEWQSRRRRPKTHPGTQVQMESHLEGLGYSCAPDCPDPQRPGQPSEEGHVDGGQGYEYAPPADLTYAPDHQVDVYQEAYAAYEDSEGMWTEPSSYISEPITDAPVIEAEDVPGPDNHYPCPDNAEAPNVGFHVKRIGRAVLDFSSALRGALRKLDAASPGDESEAILHVVEPATLPGAEPQRDQACEETPQGNVVHVVGGLDTAKESNQSKAPSPSSSEQCRVQPPPEEIIDDDLPKEAVVTYEPQPSPEEPLPCLDPAPSTTALSPPSDKGPADTPMDPPVTTPLSQCTTAESLVFSCSAEDPAPQEERGETSALPPHQEEKQQPGVELPTGPGGEPEEPENPSEMSERDARRLRCLRSFQQILREKRETRRHLASITMSTFSEDDYNPDGCRDEEQSQDGDGSPNKHPWAKPGGNAPFGIDSMPDLRKRRPIPLVSELEMEFTARETNPNEEQGDKMEGLKMENGRKKATHN, encoded by the exons ATGTTCTCCAAGAATCGCTTCAATGGACAACATGGATCAGGCATGTCCCCTAAAGGAGGCACCAAGGCTAAAGTCCATGCACCCAAAAAAAGGTCCCCTAACCCCAGAGTGGCACTAGTCATCCGGGGAAAGATCCATCGGTTCCTCCAAGGTTCTGGAGACCAAAGCGCCCCTGATCCCCATCTGTACTATGCAGggattgaggaggaggagggggagggcaaggaggaggaaaaggaaagtCGGGATGTTTATTCCCAAGGTGGCGCTAGAGCAGAGGCTTGCTCCTCAAGAGTACCCAACGGGAAGGGTCACGGAGGAGCTAGCGGGGCAGCTTGTTGCGTTGGGGAGGTGGAACTGAACAGAGAGGGGTGCGTTCGGATTCCATGCACCTTGCGGcacagtagtagtagtagcagGTCCCCAGGGAGTCAAAGGCAAACCGGTCGAGATATGACCCGGACAACTCCCAACCCGAAACGAGTGCTCCCACATGTCAGCCAACTTGGTCCGGACAGGAACGGCGCTCCGTTTGCTTCGACAGTTGGAAAATGTACCGATTTCTCTCAGATCCGGGTTAGACCAAAGAGACCTCATTCCATGGGCGACTGTATGGATTACAATTTCAACAGAGGCCTGCACGAGACACTGATCGAAGTCGACGAAGAAGACCTCGAGGGCGACGAGGAAGAAGAGACGAGTGCCGTCATCGAGCacatcctgaaggagctgagggGGATCAATAAAATCCAGGAGGAGATTTCCGACCTGAGGGACTACCTGTCGTCTGTGCGGGGTTCAGTGGAGGAAGTGTCGTCATGTGTGGACGCCGTTCTGATGGAAATCGAGGGCATCCGCTCTGGCGGCAAACCCGGCGGGGGCGTGCACGCGGGGACTTGGTCCGGGGCGACCGGGAGCACAGAGAGATCTCAGTACTCTCCTCGTCAAAGACCTGCAAGTGCCTACGGCAGTTTGGACAGGCCGACGGCGCCCTCAGACGCAAACATTGGCCTTCCGCCAATGTACAACGAACGGCACAGCATCCACGGAGAGTTCCTCTTGCCTATAGCTGAATCGTCCCCCAACTCTCCCAGTGCAGAGTTGGTAGAACTCGACGCTCAGgaacaggaggaagaagaagacatTTCAGAACACAGCTCAGACATACCGGTTGGAATGTTGCCCAGGAAGCTCAGCTTTGGCTACCTGGAGCGTCTCGACGGACAGGACTGCCACAGCACAAGCTCCCTCTCCTCAGGCCACAGCTCCAAGTCTGAGTCTGACCCTGAAAGGACCTCGTCCAGCCATGGCACCAGGCACAGTAGGGGGGGTGGCTGTGCACAGGGCTGGGAAGGTGCTCCCCAGCGTGGGGCAGATGGAGGGTCTGGGTGGCACCGAGAGGATGCCTACTCCAGACAAGGCAGTCTCGAAGAACAGGAGGGAGAAGGTACGCCAAGCCGCGAGGGGACCGAAACCTGGGATCGCtacagaggtggtggtgggtatGGTGCTTCGGGCCAGTCTTCTACCGGAAGCTCCGAGCACGTCTCTGTCCACTCAGGACGACACTACAACTCCCCTGCCAGCACTTCCAGTCGAGAGGAGTGGCAGTCAAGGAGGCGGAGGCCCAAAACACACCCTGGGACTCAAGTTCAGATGGAGTCCCACCTAGAGGGTCTGGGGTACAGCTGTGCTCCTGATTGCCCTGACCCCCAAAGACCAGGCCAGCCCTCGGAGGAGGGCCACGTTGATGGAGGTCAAGGGTATGAATATGCTCCACCTGCTGATCTGACCTACGCACCTGACCACCAAGTAGATGTTTACCAGGAGGCGTATGCCGCATATGAGGATTCAGAGGGAATGTGGACTGAGCCATCCTCATACATCTCCGAACCCATAACAGATGCCCCCGTCATCGAAGCGGAAGACGTTCCAGGCCCAGACAACCATTACCCTTGCCCTGACAATGCAGAGGCTCCAAATGTAGGCTTTCACGTGAAACGGATAGGTCGGGCCGTGCTCGATTTCAGCTCCGCCCTGCGGGGGGCCCTGCGCAAGCTGGACGCGGCTTCCCCTGGGGACGAGAGCGAGGCTATCCTGCACGTGGTCGAGCCAGCGACCCTCCCCGGTGCTGAGCCCCAGCGGGACCAAGCCTGTGAAGAGACGCCTCAGGGGAATGTTGTGCATGTCGTCGGCGGACTCGACACAGCGAAGGAATCGAACCAAAGCAAagctccatccccctcttcctcggAACAGTGCCGTGTCCAGCCCCCGCCGGAGGAAATCATTGACGACGACCTCCCAAAGGAGGCTGTGGTCACTTATGAACCCCAACCCTCTCCAGAGGAACCCCTTCCCTGTCTAGACCCAGCTCCAAGCACTACAGCCCTGTCTCCCCCAAGTGACAAAGGCCCCGCCGACACCCCTATGGACCCCCCTGTCACCACTCCTCTATCGCAATGCACCACTGCAGAGTCTCTCGTGTTTTCCTGTTCGGCGGAAGATCCTGCCCCACAGGAGGAGCGTGGAGAAACGTCGGCACTGCCGCCGCATCAAGAAGAGAAGCAGCAGCCCGGCGTAGAGTTGCCGACGGGCCCCGGGGGCGAGCCTGAGGAACCGGAGAACCCTTCTGAGATGAGCGAGAGGGACGCTCGCCGACTCAGGTGCCTGAGGAGCTTCCAGCAAATTCtgcgggagaagagagagacgaggCGTCACCTTGCCAGTATAACCATGTCCACCTTCTCAGAGGACGACTACAACCCAG ATGGATGTCGAGACGAAGAACAG AGTCAAGATGGTGATGGCAGTCCAAACAAACACCCGTGGGCAAAaccagg TGGGAACGCTCCTTTTGGGATCGACAGCATGCCTGACTTACGCAAGAGGAGACCTATTCCCCTGGTCAGCGAGCTG GAAATGGAGTTCACCGCGAGGGAGACTAACCCAAACGAAGAACAGGGCGACAAGATGGAGGGATTAAAAATGGAGAACGGGAGGAAAAAGGCGACACACAactga